The genome window ATCCGCGCGCGTGGTTGACCTGGCACGACGTTCAGTCGGTGACTTCCGGCGGCGGCTTTTTCCTGCCCGCCTTCTTTCTCGGTCTGCCCTTCATCAACTACCCCAGGGTGCTGGGCGAAAACGGCACCGTCGTCGATATCCCGTTCCGCCTGTCGCGCGCAAAACAACCGTTGCAGATGGAAGCCATTGAAGCCCTCATCCAGCAAAACCTGCAATGGCGAAAAACTATTCGAAGTTGATCGATTTCTCGCCAAGCAACTCTTCGATCTGCGCGATGATCTCGTCGCAGGGCTTCACCCGGATCCCGGTTTCCACCGTGCGCTGTTTGGCCTGCCCCTCGGGAAACAGAAAATGCACCAGCAGTTGATTGGAGCCGGGGTATTTCGCCAGCACGTCCTTCACCGAATGCAGCATCGCCTTTTCCAGACCCGGCGTGCGGATGTGGATGTGCACGGTGCCCTTCCATTGATCCTTGGCTTCGGACAAAGGCCGGATTTCGTTGGCGATGACTTTCGGCCAGTTGTCATCGGCCTCGACCGTGCCTTTGACCAGGATCGGCCCGTCCTGCTCCAGAATCTCGAGTGAATTCTTGTACGTTTCCGGCCAGACGGTGACCTCCACCGTGCCCTGCAGATCCTCCAGCGTCATCAGCGCCATCTTGTCGCCCTTCTTCGTGGTCTTGGTGACGATCTTGAACGGCACGCCGGCGATGCTGACCGTTTTTCTATTGTGCTGTTCCGCAAGATTGGCGGAGGTGGCGTCGGTGAACCAGGCGATGTCCTTCTGGTATTTCATCAACGGATGACCGGACACATAGAAGCCGATCGTTTCCTTTTCAAACTTGAGCCGGTCGTGATCGCTCCACTCCTCGATCGGTTCCGCCGTCACCAGCACATCCGCCTCCTCTTCGCCCAGCAGGTCGAACATGCTGGACTGTCCCAGCAGGCGGTCGCGCTGCCGGGACTGGCCGATGTCCATGTACGCTTGCAAATGATGCATCATGCTGGCGCGGCTTTCGCCCACCGAATCGAACGCGCCGCTCTTGATGAGGCTTTCGATGACGCGTTTGTTGACCTTGTTGAGGTCCACCGTTTCACAGAACTGTTTGATGGAGGTGAACTCGCCGACCTTGTTGCGCGTGTCGATGATGATATCGATCGCCGACGTTCCGACGTTCTTGATCGCGCCCAGCCCGAACAGCAGCTTGTCCTCGTGGATGGAGAAGTCGCGATAACTGCGGTTGACGTCCGGCGGCATCATTTGAATGCCCATTTCGCGGCAGTCGTTGATGTAACGGATCACCTTATCGGTGTTGTCCATTTCGCTGGTTATCAGCGCGCCGAAAAACTGCAACGGGTAATGCGCCTTCAGGTATGCGGTCTGATAGGAGATGAGTGCGTAGGCGGCGCTGTGCGATTTGTTGAAACCGTATCCCGCGAATTTCTCCATCAGGTCGAAGATACGTTCCGACTTCTTATCCGGAATCTTGTTCTTGTGGCTGCCCGTGTAAAACTTTTCGCGCTGCTGTGCCATCTCTTCCGGCTTCTTTTTGCCCATGGCGCGGCGCAACAGGTCGGCGTCGCCCAACGTGAAGCCCGCCAAGACGTTGGCGATCTTCATCACCTGCTCCTGGTAGAGGATGACGCCGTGCGTTTCCTTCAGGATGTCCTTCAGCTGCGGCAGCTCGTATTTTTCTTCCAGGGTGCCGTGCTTGCGCTTGACGTAATCGTCCACCATGCCGCTCTCCAGCGGCCCCGGACGGAACAGCGCCAACAGCGCGATGATGTCCTCGAAACTGTCCGGTTTCATTTTGAGCAGGAGATCGCGCATGCCGGAGCTTTCCAACTGGAACACGCCGCGCGTCCGGGCCTCACCCAGCAGCTTGTAGGTATCGGCGTCGTCTTTGGGGATGGCGTCGATGTCAAGTTCAGTGCCCTCCGATTCGCGGATCAGCCGGAGCGCGTTGTGGATCACCGTCAGCGTGCGCAGACCCAGGAAGTCCATCTTCAACAATCCCAGTTTTTCGATGTTGTTCATCGAGAACTGGGTCACGATTTCGTCGTTGTTGCCCTTGTACAGCGGCAGGAACTCGGTGAGCGGTTTGGGCGAGATCACCACCCCCGCCGCGTGCGTCGAACAATGGCGCGGCAGCCCCTCCAGCTTGAGCGCCACCTTCAACAGTTCATCGACGTTTTCGTTCTCCTTCGCCATCTCCTTGAACCGCGATTCCTCGTTCATGGCGTCGGTGAGGGTGACGTTCAACCGGTTGGGAACGAGCTTGGCGATCTTGTCCACCTCGCCGTAGGGCATGCCCAGAACACGGCCGACATCGCGCAGCACGCCCTTGGCGTTCATGCTGCCGAAGGTGATGATCTGCGTCACGAAGTCATGACCGCCGTATTTTTCCGTGACGTATTTGATGACGTCGTCGCGCTTCTCCATGCAGAAGTCGATATCGAT of Nitrospina watsonii contains these proteins:
- the dnaE gene encoding DNA polymerase III subunit alpha encodes the protein MRHSNFVHLHVHTHFSLLDSSLRHEALFKRAEEYKMPAVAMTDHGNLFGAMEFYQGARKHGLKPIIGCEVYVAPESRLKKDDNFRLRDAAHHLILLVKNQTGYKNLVKLVTSGYIEGFYYKPRIDKDLLAEHAEGLIALSSCNRGELAHYINKENLPRALKVAEQYKEIMGDDNFYLELQDHQLDWQEAINNGLIDIGKKLDLPVVATNNCHYLDKEDYRSHEILLCLQTGKTMDDPYRMKYHSDEYYFKSPKEMEERFRHLPEAIENTIKIAERCNLDLETGADNLPEYPVPEAHTLYSYLEEQSREGLAERFGEMDKAGLEYDRTVYEQRLDEELAIIKKMGYPGYFLIVWDFIRYARENGIPVGPGRGSAAGSLVAYTLRITNLDPIEYDLLFERFLNPERVSMPDIDIDFCMEKRDDVIKYVTEKYGGHDFVTQIITFGSMNAKGVLRDVGRVLGMPYGEVDKIAKLVPNRLNVTLTDAMNEESRFKEMAKENENVDELLKVALKLEGLPRHCSTHAAGVVISPKPLTEFLPLYKGNNDEIVTQFSMNNIEKLGLLKMDFLGLRTLTVIHNALRLIRESEGTELDIDAIPKDDADTYKLLGEARTRGVFQLESSGMRDLLLKMKPDSFEDIIALLALFRPGPLESGMVDDYVKRKHGTLEEKYELPQLKDILKETHGVILYQEQVMKIANVLAGFTLGDADLLRRAMGKKKPEEMAQQREKFYTGSHKNKIPDKKSERIFDLMEKFAGYGFNKSHSAAYALISYQTAYLKAHYPLQFFGALITSEMDNTDKVIRYINDCREMGIQMMPPDVNRSYRDFSIHEDKLLFGLGAIKNVGTSAIDIIIDTRNKVGEFTSIKQFCETVDLNKVNKRVIESLIKSGAFDSVGESRASMMHHLQAYMDIGQSRQRDRLLGQSSMFDLLGEEEADVLVTAEPIEEWSDHDRLKFEKETIGFYVSGHPLMKYQKDIAWFTDATSANLAEQHNRKTVSIAGVPFKIVTKTTKKGDKMALMTLEDLQGTVEVTVWPETYKNSLEILEQDGPILVKGTVEADDNWPKVIANEIRPLSEAKDQWKGTVHIHIRTPGLEKAMLHSVKDVLAKYPGSNQLLVHFLFPEGQAKQRTVETGIRVKPCDEIIAQIEELLGEKSINFE